The DNA segment GCGGCGGCTTCGGCCACGTCGTAGCCCGTCTGCTCGAGCACGCGCTCAACCGCCTCGCGCTCCGCTCGCTCCAGGGCGACCTTCAGCGTGCCGTCGGTCGACGCCTTGGCTTCGGCCCCGAGGAATGAACGCAGTTCCTCGGCTTCGACCGGATTGGTTTCGGCCAGGATGACCGCTCGCTCCATCAGATTGCGCAGCTCGCGCACGTTGCCCGGCCACGAGTAGACCCTCAGGGCCGCCCAGCTTTCGGGAGCGAATCTGACGGCACGGCCGTAGTCCGCGCAGAAACGCTCGAGGAAGAAACTGGCAAGCGGTTCGATGTCCGCCACCCTTTCCCGCAGCGGCGGCACGTCGATCCTCACCACGTTGAGCCGATGGTACAGGTCGTCGCGATAGAGGTCCATCTTGCTCATCTCCTGGAGGTTCTTGTTGGTGGCGGCCACTATCCTGACGTCGAGGCGAATGACCCCGCTGCCGCCGACCCGCTGGATTTCGCCGTCTTCGAGGAAGCGCAGCAGCTTCGCCTGGGCCGCCTCGTTCAAATCACCGACCTCGTCAAGGAACAGCGTGCCGCCGTCGGCCTCCTGCAGCTTGCCGATACGGATGGCGGAAGCACCGGTGAACGACCCTTTTTCGTGGCCGAACAGCTCGCTCTCGATCAGTTCGCTCGGGATCGCCGCGCAGTTCAAAGGTACGAACTGCCGCGTCGCCCGGGGACTCTGCAGGTGAATGGCACGGGCGACCAGTTCCTTGCCGACGCCGCTTTCGCCCATCACGAGTACGCTGGCCGGGGACGGCGCGACGCGGCGGATCAGGCTCCGGACCCGCTTCATACCGGTCGACTCGCCGACCATCCGGTATCGCTCCTGGAGTTCGTTGGTCAGATGCTGGACCTGGCGCGGCAGCTCGGTGCTCTCAAGCGCATTCGTGATCGCCACGAGTATCCGCCCGGGCTCGGGCGGCAGCTCCAGGATGTCGAACGCGCCGAGCTTCACGGCTCCGACCGCGGTCTGGACCGACAACTTCTGCGCAGTCATGATCACTGGCACGGAGGGAGCCATCCGACGCACTTTCCCAAGCACGTCTATCCCGCTGAAGTCGGGCAGCACGATGTTCAGGAGCAGTACGTCGGGGATCTGGGTCTTGAGTATGGAAAGCAGGCTCTGGCCATCGGGGAACAACCGGCACGAGTAACCACCGCCCACCAGCACATTGTTCAGCGCGGACGCCATCTGCTGGTCTTCACACGCGACGTATATCTGCTGCTTCATGGCCTCTCTCCCGCATGTCCTCGGCGGTGAACCGCGGCTGCGGTGGAACCGGCGTCGTGTACCACGGGCTGGATTGCTCCTGTCACGAGTCCAGTAGTTTAGTGACCCCTGACGGGGAAGTCAAGTGATAATTCTCTCTTCCCGGAGCCT comes from the bacterium genome and includes:
- a CDS encoding sigma-54 dependent transcriptional regulator, whose protein sequence is MKQQIYVACEDQQMASALNNVLVGGGYSCRLFPDGQSLLSILKTQIPDVLLLNIVLPDFSGIDVLGKVRRMAPSVPVIMTAQKLSVQTAVGAVKLGAFDILELPPEPGRILVAITNALESTELPRQVQHLTNELQERYRMVGESTGMKRVRSLIRRVAPSPASVLVMGESGVGKELVARAIHLQSPRATRQFVPLNCAAIPSELIESELFGHEKGSFTGASAIRIGKLQEADGGTLFLDEVGDLNEAAQAKLLRFLEDGEIQRVGGSGVIRLDVRIVAATNKNLQEMSKMDLYRDDLYHRLNVVRIDVPPLRERVADIEPLASFFLERFCADYGRAVRFAPESWAALRVYSWPGNVRELRNLMERAVILAETNPVEAEELRSFLGAEAKASTDGTLKVALERAEREAVERVLEQTGYDVAEAAAILGIVRPSLYRIMKRYGITSPNQARSRT